In Acidobacteriota bacterium, a genomic segment contains:
- a CDS encoding glycosyltransferase family 9 protein → MRDYRGASILAIRLSSMGDIARLLPALAVLGREAGRVDLTVEDRFMPLLELFPVASEVIAYPRRSPGSPVRHPVRWGRAMKEYLRTLQEGRYDLALDLHGILRSALVGRASGAEAVAGYARGFGREHSHLLYDHTLRPGPEVRMSRYDRYSGALRALGFSQPAARFLEPSLPESAQREVDEFLAKKSLTEGAFLFAFLGTSRAQARKRWPPFRYLELAREVWVRLGRRTLLGWGPEEADLVESLPPQEGLDAIPDWTLDRLVAVIRRAGAFVGADTGAMHLSALLGVPTVAVLGPTDPVVNRPFGDRHRVIHKKGVRRLCSGADCAHRECMGAVSAGEVLSALAAVWPGVGCPSRGEEPIP, encoded by the coding sequence ATGCGGGACTACCGGGGCGCCTCGATCCTGGCCATCCGCCTCTCCTCGATGGGCGACATCGCCCGCCTGCTTCCGGCCCTCGCGGTCCTGGGAAGGGAGGCGGGTCGCGTCGACCTGACTGTGGAGGACCGGTTCATGCCCCTCCTGGAACTCTTCCCCGTGGCTTCAGAGGTCATCGCGTATCCGAGGCGTTCTCCGGGATCGCCGGTCCGCCATCCGGTCCGATGGGGCCGGGCCATGAAGGAGTACCTCCGCACGCTTCAGGAGGGGCGGTATGATCTGGCCCTTGACCTCCACGGCATCCTTCGATCCGCGTTGGTCGGGCGGGCCTCGGGAGCCGAAGCGGTAGCCGGCTACGCAAGAGGGTTCGGCAGGGAACACAGCCATCTTTTGTACGACCACACCCTTCGGCCGGGGCCGGAGGTCCGGATGTCCCGCTATGACCGCTACTCCGGCGCCCTGCGCGCGCTGGGGTTCTCCCAGCCGGCGGCAAGATTCCTCGAGCCTTCCCTTCCCGAGTCGGCCCAGCGCGAGGTGGACGAGTTCCTCGCGAAAAAAAGCCTCACGGAGGGGGCCTTCCTTTTCGCCTTCTTGGGGACGAGCCGCGCTCAGGCCCGAAAGCGGTGGCCTCCCTTCCGGTATCTGGAGCTGGCCCGGGAGGTTTGGGTTCGTCTCGGCCGGCGCACCCTTCTCGGTTGGGGTCCCGAAGAGGCGGACCTCGTCGAATCCCTCCCCCCTCAGGAGGGACTGGACGCGATCCCCGACTGGACCCTGGACCGGCTGGTGGCCGTGATTCGGCGGGCCGGGGCCTTCGTCGGCGCGGACACGGGCGCCATGCACCTCTCGGCCCTGCTGGGCGTGCCTACGGTGGCCGTCCTGGGACCGACGGATCCCGTGGTCAACCGTCCCTTCGGCGACCGGCACCGGGTAATTCACAAGAAGGGGGTCCGCCGGCTCTGTTCGGGGGCGGACTGCGCCCATCGAGAGTGCATGGGCGCCGTCTCCGCCGGGGAGGTGCTCTCGGCCCTGGCGGCCGTGTGGCCCGGGGTGGGCTGCCCGAGTCGG